The proteins below come from a single Triticum aestivum cultivar Chinese Spring chromosome 5D, IWGSC CS RefSeq v2.1, whole genome shotgun sequence genomic window:
- the LOC123126214 gene encoding uncharacterized protein — translation MADDHGDGDRTDDYPCKDNLHRHSQVAVSRAASKGRYARFKENLNAKAEETKQHHHQVAVSCAPSKGRSRAGWMSKERSTPEGINMKEHGWRFRFPFPELPKSTYHGDLNSLGRPVVMKQRKPLEVRNARRERRVAAKQKAARYHAEVALRKYNRANNTKFELVEVKVISIFSEFGGAGAHYNFTAKQPEDQHSADADNTLLFFSEVNLDFRSENDVIMCCIVGENDAGHCYGCENYQPVIHPSSQAYGGGSSTCIDYPYPDSESSDSD, via the exons GTGCAAGGATAATTTGCATCGCCATTCTCAGGTTGCAGTCTCACGCGCCGCTTCAAAGGGGAGGTATGCAAG GTTTAAAGAGAATTTGAATGCCAAGGCAGAGGAGACAAAGCAACACCACCATCAAGTTGCCGTCTCATGCGCCCCTTCAAAAGGGAG GAGTCGAGCTGGTTGGATGTCCAAGGAGAGGAGCACTCCTGAAGGTATCAACATGAAGGAACATGGTTGGAGGTTTCGGTTCCCTTTCCCTGAACTCCCGAAGTCGACTTACCATGGTGACCTGAATTCCCTTGGAAGGCCAGTTGTAATGAAACAAAGGAAACCTCTGGAGGTGAGGAATGCTCGCCGTGAAAGAAGAGTCGCGGCAAAACAAAAGGCTGCACGCTACCACGCGGAGGTGGCCCTGCGTAAATACAATAGAGCAAACAACACCAAG TTTGAACTGGTGGAGGTAAAAGTGATATCTATATTTTCCGAGTTTGGAGGAGCCGGGGCCCATTATAACTTCACAGCTAAGCAGCCTGAGGACCAGCATTCTGCTGATGCCGACAATACCTTGCTATTCTTCTCTGAAGTTAACCTCGACTTTCGGAGTGAGAATGATGTGATCATGTGCTGTATAGTTGGGGAAAATGACGCAG GCCATTGCTATGGATGCGAAAACTATCAGCCTGTTATTCACCCAAGCAGCCAAGCATATGGCGGCGGTAGTAGTACTTGTATTGACTACCCGTATCCGGACAGCGAGAGCTCAGACAGCGATTAG